From a single Oreochromis niloticus isolate F11D_XX linkage group LG4, O_niloticus_UMD_NMBU, whole genome shotgun sequence genomic region:
- the LOC100696339 gene encoding retinol dehydrogenase 8 — protein sequence MATRRVLVTGCSSGIGLAVAARLAKDELRRFKVVATMRDLGKRGPLEKAAGDSLNKTLEIKELDACCETSIKECINSLPNRRVDVLVNNAGVGMIGPLECQSIDAMKELFDTNFFGLVRLVKEVLPDMKQRQSGHIVVMSSVMGIQGLLFNDVYSASKFAVEGFCESLAVQAMKFNIKTTLVEPGPVVTEFERKMYEGAEKMDLSGTDEETARIFRELYLPYSKEVFTSLSQTPEEVAQQTVNVITAKDPPLRHQTNKVYMPMTALKHADPTGRLPLDTFYKMIFKHDRVFSATLGVLRLLQRRAGKK from the exons ATGGCGACCCGGAGGGTGCTGGTGACTGGGTGCTCTTCTGGCATTGGCTTGGCTGTGGCTGCACGGCTGGCCAAAGATGAGCTTAGGCGGTTTAAAG TGGTGGCTACCATGAGAGATCTTGGGAAACGGGGACCCTTGGAGAAAGCAGCAGGCGATTCCTTAAACAAAACCCTCGAAATCAAAGAGTTGGATGCCTGCTGTGAAACTTCCATCAAAGAATGTATTAACAGCCTGCCCAACAGACGGGTGGATGTTCTTG TAAACAATGCTGGCGTTGGCATGATCGGGCCGCTGGAGTGCCAGAGTATCGATGCCATGAAGGAGCTGTTTGACACAAATTTCTTTGGCCTGGTGCGTCTGGTGAAAGAGGTGTTGCCGGACATGAAGCAGCGACAGAGTGGCCACATTGTGGTGATGAGCAGTGTCATGGGAATACAGg GACTTCTGTTCAACGATGTCTACTCTGCATCCAAATTTGCTGTGGAAGGATTTTGTGAAAGTCTGGCAGTGCAAGCAATGAAGTTTAACATCAA GACAACTCTAGTGGAACCTGGCCCTGTGGTGACGGAGTTTGAAAGGAAAATGTACGAAGGTGCTGAGAAGATGGATCTATCAGGGACGGATGAAGAGACTGCCAGGATATTCAGGGAACTTTACCTCCCATACTCTAAAGAAGTCTTTACTTCTTTAAGTCAGACACCAGAGGAAGTGGCTCAG caaacAGTTAACGTGATCACGGCCAAGGACCCTCCTCTGCGTCACCAGACCAACAAAGTGTACATGCCCATGACTGCACTGAAGCATGCAGATCCAACTGGCCGACTGCCTCTGGACACATTCTACAAGATGATCTTTAAACATGACCGCGTGTTTAGTGCTACGCTGGGGGTTCTGCGCCTTCTGCAGAGGAGGGCAGGAAAGAAATGA